From a single Adhaeribacter swui genomic region:
- the abc-f gene encoding ribosomal protection-like ABC-F family protein — MLTIQNLTYIHPNKDLLLDNLNLSLTKHDKAALIGNNGTGKSTLLKIAAGILSPASGTVHVAATPYYVPQLYGQYNHLRIAQALKIEEKLTAFYQILEGDVTETNLAMLNDDWTLEERCTEALAYWGLAALDLNQPMQTLSGGQKTKVFLAGIFIHQPELILLDEPSNHLDTSGRQLLYKFIQSSSSTLLVISHDQKLLNLLNPVLELSKRGITVYGGNYDFYAEQKTIESQALNQDVRSKEKALRKAKDLERETAERQQKLDARGKKKQEKAGISRIMMNTLRNQAENSTSRLKGIHAEKVGTISQNLHELRKDLSDTDKIKFGFDQSRLHRGKILFTAKELNYCYQEQLLWQQGLTFQITSSERIAIKGSNGSGKTTLIRIILGELAPQMGTVQRAGNQAVYIDQDYTLIKNNLTVYEQAQLFNSTGLQEHEIKIRLNRFLFTKDDWEKPDSALSGGEKMRLMLCCLTISNQAPDMIVLDEPTNNLDIHNIQILITALHDYQGTLLVVSHDEYFLEQIHIERTISLF; from the coding sequence ATGCTTACTATCCAAAACCTCACTTATATTCATCCGAATAAAGATTTATTATTAGATAATTTAAATCTTTCTCTTACCAAACACGATAAAGCGGCGTTAATTGGCAATAACGGCACCGGAAAATCTACCCTTCTTAAAATAGCGGCAGGTATTTTATCACCTGCATCAGGTACAGTGCATGTGGCAGCTACACCGTATTACGTTCCCCAACTTTATGGGCAATACAATCACCTACGTATTGCCCAAGCGTTAAAGATTGAAGAAAAGTTAACAGCCTTTTACCAAATTCTGGAGGGTGATGTAACGGAAACGAACCTGGCTATGCTGAATGACGACTGGACCCTGGAGGAACGGTGTACTGAAGCTTTGGCGTACTGGGGCTTGGCAGCTTTAGATTTAAACCAGCCCATGCAAACGTTGAGTGGCGGACAAAAAACCAAAGTTTTCCTGGCAGGCATCTTCATTCATCAACCCGAGCTAATTTTACTCGACGAGCCCAGCAATCACCTGGATACTAGCGGTCGGCAATTATTGTACAAATTTATTCAATCAAGTTCCAGTACTTTATTGGTAATAAGCCACGACCAAAAACTGCTGAACTTACTTAACCCGGTTTTAGAATTAAGCAAACGCGGCATAACGGTATACGGCGGCAATTACGATTTTTACGCTGAACAAAAAACCATAGAAAGTCAGGCACTAAATCAGGATGTACGCAGCAAAGAAAAAGCCCTGCGTAAAGCCAAAGACCTGGAACGCGAAACCGCTGAACGGCAGCAAAAACTGGATGCCCGGGGCAAGAAAAAGCAGGAAAAAGCCGGTATTTCCCGAATCATGATGAACACTCTGAGAAATCAGGCAGAAAACAGTACATCGCGGTTAAAAGGCATTCACGCCGAAAAAGTGGGCACTATTTCACAGAATTTACACGAGTTGCGTAAAGACTTATCCGACACCGACAAAATAAAATTTGGCTTCGATCAATCTAGGCTGCACCGTGGAAAAATATTATTTACAGCTAAAGAATTAAATTACTGTTACCAGGAGCAACTACTTTGGCAACAGGGTTTAACTTTTCAGATTACCAGTAGCGAGCGCATTGCAATTAAAGGTTCTAACGGTTCGGGCAAAACCACTTTAATCCGGATAATTTTAGGAGAACTGGCCCCCCAAATGGGCACGGTGCAAAGAGCCGGCAATCAAGCGGTGTACATCGATCAGGACTATACTTTAATTAAAAATAACCTTACAGTGTACGAGCAGGCTCAATTGTTTAATTCTACGGGCTTACAGGAACACGAGATTAAGATTCGGCTTAACCGTTTCTTGTTTACCAAAGACGATTGGGAAAAACCCGATAGTGCTTTAAGCGGTGGAGAAAAAATGCGCCTTATGCTTTGCTGCCTCACCATTAGCAACCAAGCACCTGATATGATTGTACTGGATGAACCTACCAATAACTTAGACATCCATAATATCCAAATTTTAATTACTGCCCTTCATGATTACCAAGGAACTTTGCTGGTAGTATCGCACGACGAGTATTTTTTAGAACAAATACACATAGAGCGAACAATTAGTTTATTCTAA
- a CDS encoding DUF6157 family protein, giving the protein MKIYSTNYQNTFIKVADDCPAANGETPPVKGDTKTVASMQFDLVSKNPYQFTSDEVFFQVFADRSGLTPSEYPEARARFFSKGQPCFRASPLAKRYGWGIHSDQHGKVALYGCETPEYEKLANNPALTVVKAMRTSK; this is encoded by the coding sequence ATGAAAATTTATAGCACCAATTATCAAAACACGTTTATAAAAGTGGCCGACGATTGTCCGGCGGCAAACGGCGAAACTCCGCCCGTAAAAGGCGACACGAAGACAGTAGCTAGTATGCAATTTGATTTGGTGAGTAAAAACCCTTACCAGTTTACTTCCGACGAGGTATTTTTCCAGGTTTTTGCCGACCGCAGCGGTTTAACCCCCAGCGAGTACCCAGAAGCAAGAGCACGTTTTTTCTCTAAAGGGCAACCTTGTTTCCGGGCATCGCCGCTAGCCAAGCGCTATGGGTGGGGCATTCACAGCGACCAACACGGCAAAGTAGCTCTTTACGGTTGCGAAACCCCTGAATACGAAAAGCTCGCCAATAACCCGGCGCTTACCGTTGTAAAAGCCATGAGAACCAGTAAGTAA
- a CDS encoding nucleoside hydrolase, which translates to MLHKSTWLLFFFWLGFTFPGFSQDLMGRTTVTPRMRVIVDNDFSGDPDGLFQLAHLLLSPSVEIRAIIGSHLKVGDGFDASKTQAQNAANKAKELLQIMQVKRSVPIIAGSNTGMVNDSTPVKSEAVNFIIKEALRTDTQLPLYVLAGAGLTEIASALLTTPRIADKLTLIWIGGPEYPELALPPPNYSNPEYNLNIDKAAARVVFNQSTVPIWQVPRNAYRQALLPYSQLLLKIKPHGKTGAYLTGLLENLMTRIQKYLNIGETYILGDSPLVLLTALQSSFEADPSSSAYVIKLAPKINEQGAYEFNHTGRPIRVYTRLDVNLMFNDFFAKLELFKK; encoded by the coding sequence ATGCTACATAAATCTACCTGGCTTTTATTCTTTTTTTGGTTGGGCTTTACCTTTCCTGGTTTTAGTCAGGATTTAATGGGCCGCACTACGGTAACGCCCCGCATGCGGGTAATCGTGGACAACGACTTTAGCGGCGACCCGGATGGCTTGTTTCAGCTCGCGCATCTGCTGTTGTCGCCGTCGGTAGAAATAAGGGCGATTATTGGCTCGCACCTGAAAGTGGGCGATGGCTTTGATGCTTCGAAAACCCAGGCCCAGAATGCTGCCAACAAGGCCAAAGAGTTGCTACAAATTATGCAGGTTAAACGCTCTGTTCCAATAATTGCCGGCTCCAATACGGGCATGGTAAACGACAGCACACCTGTAAAAAGTGAGGCCGTAAACTTTATTATTAAAGAAGCCTTACGCACCGATACCCAGTTGCCCTTGTACGTGCTGGCCGGCGCCGGTCTTACCGAAATTGCCTCTGCCCTACTCACCACACCCCGGATTGCCGATAAGCTTACCTTAATCTGGATTGGCGGACCAGAATACCCCGAATTGGCGCTACCACCCCCGAATTATTCTAACCCCGAGTACAACCTGAATATAGATAAAGCAGCGGCCCGCGTTGTTTTCAACCAGTCTACTGTACCAATCTGGCAAGTGCCCCGCAATGCTTACCGGCAAGCCTTACTGCCTTACTCGCAACTGCTATTAAAAATTAAACCGCACGGTAAAACGGGCGCGTATTTAACGGGTTTGCTAGAAAACTTAATGACCCGGATTCAGAAGTACTTGAACATCGGCGAAACCTACATCCTGGGCGATAGTCCTTTGGTTTTGCTTACGGCCCTGCAAAGCTCCTTCGAAGCCGACCCATCGTCCAGCGCGTACGTTATTAAATTGGCTCCTAAAATTAACGAGCAAGGCGCTTACGAGTTTAACCATACGGGGCGCCCCATTCGGGTGTATACGCGATTAGATGTAAACCTGATGTTCAACGACTTTTTTGCCAAACTCGAATTATTTAAAAAATAA
- a CDS encoding alpha/beta hydrolase, which translates to MPTKYLLLILTFFTFYTTQAAQVDTLKITSTAMNQKLHAGIVVPDSYKKQKKATYPVLYLLHGYSGNFRDWLTKVPDKSVLTSMADQYQTIIVTPDGGFSSWYLDSPLDKNSRYETFITQELVQAVEAKYRAITTREGRFISGLSMGGHGALYLSARHPDLYLAAGSMSGALDIASIQGGDLTKSIEALLGPKSQNYGQFIQNSVVNMVPQIKANSVKILFDCGVDDFLIESNRELHRRLVTEKVPHEYIERPGAHTWAYWGNALPYHMLFFQKARQEVSGK; encoded by the coding sequence ATGCCTACCAAATACCTGCTATTAATTCTCACTTTCTTTACTTTTTATACCACCCAAGCCGCGCAAGTAGATACCTTGAAAATTACCAGCACCGCCATGAACCAAAAGCTGCACGCCGGTATTGTGGTACCGGATAGCTACAAAAAACAAAAAAAAGCTACATACCCGGTGCTTTACTTATTGCATGGCTACAGCGGTAACTTCCGCGATTGGTTAACCAAAGTGCCTGATAAAAGCGTGCTCACCAGTATGGCCGATCAATACCAAACCATAATTGTAACTCCCGATGGGGGCTTTAGTAGTTGGTACCTGGACAGCCCTTTAGATAAAAACAGCCGGTACGAAACTTTTATTACCCAAGAACTGGTGCAGGCCGTGGAAGCGAAATACCGGGCAATTACTACTCGGGAAGGCCGGTTTATTTCAGGTTTAAGCATGGGCGGTCACGGGGCTTTGTATTTATCGGCGCGACATCCGGATTTGTATTTGGCGGCGGGCAGCATGAGTGGCGCTTTAGATATTGCTTCTATCCAGGGTGGCGATTTAACCAAGAGCATCGAAGCTTTACTCGGCCCGAAAAGCCAGAACTACGGGCAGTTTATTCAGAATTCGGTAGTAAACATGGTACCACAAATAAAAGCTAACTCGGTTAAAATATTATTTGATTGCGGCGTCGACGATTTTTTAATTGAAAGTAACCGCGAGTTGCACCGGCGTTTAGTAACTGAAAAAGTGCCCCACGAATACATCGAACGGCCGGGCGCGCATACCTGGGCTTACTGGGGCAATGCCTTGCCGTACCATATGCTGTTTTTCCAGAAAGCCCGGCAGGAAGTTAGCGGCAAGTAA
- a CDS encoding plastocyanin/azurin family copper-binding protein, with the protein MNKIFKINHIAKATLVAAGLLFLQNTGFAQTKINPITGSKQPAPAPKGLTKVEAAPAKEDDYYTLISLPVPEDVILEVGGMATLPDGSLAICTRRGEVWIVSNPTISGEERPTYKRYAYGLHEPLGLAYKDGDIYVTQRSEVTRLRDADGDGKADSYDKVYSWPLSGNYHEYSYGPTFLPNGNMLVTLNVGWSNSLGHGVSLVPWRGWTLEITPDGKMTPFAAGMRSPAGYGFNAAGDFFYTENQGDWVGSGRISHVEKGDFLGNAESLNWSGLPGSPLKLKPQDIPNTGEPLYDVAKRVPELKAPAIWMPHGIFGISTSAFLNDNTNGKFGPFQNQIFVGDQGQSKIMRVDLEKVKGEYQGVAFGFREGFSSGILRQVWGHDGSMFVGMTSRGWSSTGKELYSLQRLVWTGRTPFEMKTIHAMPDGFEIEFTQPVDKATASNVASYKVTGFSYKYQASYGSPVINNKENPIRGVVVSEDGLKARLVVDDLRLGYIHEINSDGVRSKSGQPLLHTVGYYTLNNLPDGTKLNIAKAASPMHDHAAMMASAGKAAGSAKNNKKSSTTTSTASSNVAGTKMAAKRVTEMPADWNGNADYTINLGTKPGLKFEPSQFQVKAGSKIRVVFQNDDDMLHNFVVVLPGTAIEVGNLAMKLGLEGQQKNYIPNTNKVLYHTNLLQPQSTETIYFTAPEKPGNYTYECSVPGHFYSMQGTMKVLPK; encoded by the coding sequence ATGAATAAAATTTTTAAAATAAATCATATTGCCAAAGCTACGCTGGTAGCCGCCGGGCTTTTATTTTTACAAAATACCGGTTTTGCTCAAACCAAGATAAACCCAATTACCGGCAGTAAACAACCGGCCCCGGCACCTAAAGGCTTAACCAAAGTAGAAGCGGCACCGGCCAAAGAAGATGATTATTATACCCTTATTTCGCTGCCAGTACCGGAAGATGTTATTCTGGAGGTAGGCGGCATGGCTACATTACCGGATGGCAGTCTGGCGATTTGTACCCGTCGCGGCGAAGTCTGGATTGTATCTAACCCAACTATTTCGGGCGAGGAACGACCAACTTATAAGCGCTATGCGTACGGCTTGCACGAACCACTTGGCCTGGCTTACAAAGACGGTGATATTTATGTAACGCAACGCAGTGAGGTTACCCGGTTACGCGATGCCGATGGCGACGGCAAAGCCGACAGCTACGATAAAGTTTATTCCTGGCCATTGTCCGGTAATTATCACGAATATTCCTACGGACCTACTTTTTTACCTAACGGCAATATGCTGGTAACGCTAAACGTAGGCTGGAGCAATAGCTTAGGGCACGGAGTAAGTTTGGTGCCCTGGCGCGGCTGGACTTTAGAAATTACCCCCGATGGTAAAATGACCCCGTTTGCCGCCGGTATGCGTTCCCCGGCTGGTTACGGCTTTAATGCTGCCGGCGACTTTTTCTACACCGAAAACCAGGGCGATTGGGTAGGTTCTGGCCGGATCTCGCATGTAGAAAAAGGCGATTTTCTGGGTAATGCCGAAAGTTTAAACTGGTCGGGTTTACCAGGCTCCCCTTTAAAATTAAAGCCGCAAGATATACCCAATACTGGCGAACCTTTGTACGATGTGGCTAAACGGGTACCAGAATTAAAAGCCCCAGCCATCTGGATGCCGCACGGCATTTTTGGTATTTCTACTTCGGCTTTCTTAAACGATAATACCAACGGTAAATTTGGTCCGTTCCAGAACCAGATTTTTGTGGGCGACCAGGGTCAAAGCAAAATTATGCGCGTAGACCTGGAAAAAGTAAAAGGCGAGTACCAGGGGGTAGCCTTCGGTTTCCGGGAAGGATTTTCTTCGGGAATTTTGCGGCAGGTTTGGGGCCACGACGGGTCTATGTTTGTGGGCATGACCAGCCGGGGTTGGTCTTCGACGGGTAAAGAATTATACAGCTTGCAGCGCTTAGTCTGGACCGGCCGAACTCCTTTCGAAATGAAGACCATTCACGCCATGCCGGATGGTTTCGAGATTGAATTTACCCAACCCGTTGATAAGGCTACCGCTTCTAATGTAGCTTCTTACAAAGTAACCGGCTTTAGCTATAAATACCAGGCATCTTACGGCAGCCCGGTTATTAATAACAAAGAAAACCCAATAAGAGGCGTTGTAGTTTCGGAAGATGGTCTGAAAGCGCGCCTGGTAGTAGATGATCTGCGTTTAGGCTATATTCACGAAATTAATTCTGATGGCGTGCGCTCCAAGTCGGGCCAGCCTTTGCTGCACACGGTTGGTTATTACACCCTGAACAACTTACCGGATGGCACAAAATTAAACATTGCCAAAGCTGCATCTCCCATGCACGACCACGCCGCCATGATGGCCTCGGCTGGTAAAGCGGCCGGAAGTGCGAAAAATAACAAAAAATCAAGCACCACTACTTCAACGGCATCCAGCAATGTGGCTGGTACCAAAATGGCTGCAAAACGAGTAACCGAAATGCCCGCCGACTGGAACGGCAATGCCGATTATACCATTAATCTGGGCACCAAACCTGGGCTTAAATTTGAGCCATCGCAGTTTCAGGTGAAAGCCGGCAGCAAAATCCGGGTGGTGTTCCAGAACGACGACGATATGCTGCACAACTTTGTGGTGGTACTGCCCGGCACAGCTATAGAAGTAGGTAATCTGGCCATGAAATTAGGTTTGGAAGGTCAGCAGAAAAACTACATCCCTAATACTAACAAAGTATTGTACCACACCAACCTGCTGCAGCCGCAATCCACCGAAACCATTTACTTTACTGCCCCCGAAAAACCAGGTAACTACACCTACGAATGTTCGGTACCGGGCCATTTTTACAGCATGCAAGGCACTATGAAAGTGTTACCGAAATAA
- a CDS encoding 3-keto-disaccharide hydrolase — protein MKFKIKSRFLLAALFSFLWQPEGIAQANAPSATLTPIPLTDLSAFKPVTNNWKQAKDVFFDPMKGGNGKITAGTGILVNTLGKSNNGHLFTTMEHGDIELELDFMMAKGSNAGVYLQGRYEVQMFDSWGETDPKYSDAGAIYQRWDEKRGSGREGYEGHPPLVNVSKAPGLWQHYKIVFRAPRFNAQGQKIENARFLEVYQNGVLVQKNIEVTGPTRAAAFEDEKPLGPLMIQGDHGAVAIRNIKYQAYGTEEVKLIDLKLTSYDNIKALSDFNTNAPKSEMDIDVLAHLAPATRDQFAGKITGTIQVPTSGDYNFNLNLAWIPMDTNPNYINGAGELTIGDKKVLTVTGKTGVASGTVNLAAGTYPLNLAYFKSSSYWYARRNDITLTVSGPGVALTALKTPLKVMDPVGAITVKVADEPMMQRGFLEHLGKKRTHVISVGEPGGANYAIDLSRGQFLQVWRGDFLETTPMWYGRGETQLEVPMGSVTQFPAKPSLTFLADQNAAWPDSNAAYNNLGYDVSKAGRPIFKYNLGNANVRETVEPEDNGRKLTHTFTVTPGQETQAIWCRVAEGSTITKMPNGLYAIGDKEYFVQLDKKEKPVIRKTAQNTEEMLLPVKAKDASGVVKYAIVW, from the coding sequence ATGAAATTTAAAATTAAATCAAGATTCCTGCTGGCAGCCCTATTTTCTTTTTTATGGCAGCCCGAAGGAATTGCTCAAGCCAATGCGCCTTCTGCTACTTTAACGCCCATCCCCTTAACCGATCTTAGTGCTTTTAAGCCGGTAACCAATAACTGGAAGCAGGCAAAAGATGTATTTTTTGATCCCATGAAAGGCGGCAACGGCAAAATCACGGCCGGTACTGGTATCCTGGTAAATACGCTGGGCAAAAGCAATAATGGCCATTTATTTACCACCATGGAGCACGGCGACATCGAGTTGGAACTAGACTTTATGATGGCCAAAGGTTCTAATGCTGGGGTGTATTTGCAAGGTCGGTACGAAGTGCAGATGTTTGATTCCTGGGGCGAAACCGATCCAAAGTATTCGGATGCGGGGGCTATTTACCAGCGCTGGGACGAAAAACGCGGTTCCGGTCGGGAAGGCTACGAAGGGCATCCGCCGTTGGTAAATGTAAGCAAAGCGCCCGGTTTGTGGCAGCATTACAAAATAGTTTTCCGGGCACCGCGGTTTAATGCGCAAGGTCAAAAAATTGAAAATGCCCGGTTTTTAGAAGTGTACCAAAACGGGGTTTTAGTACAAAAAAATATTGAAGTAACCGGACCTACCCGGGCCGCTGCTTTTGAAGACGAAAAACCTTTAGGGCCCTTAATGATTCAAGGCGACCACGGGGCAGTAGCTATCCGCAATATCAAATACCAGGCGTATGGCACCGAAGAAGTTAAGCTGATCGATTTAAAATTAACGTCTTACGACAACATCAAAGCCTTATCGGATTTCAACACCAATGCGCCTAAATCCGAAATGGATATTGATGTGTTGGCGCATTTGGCTCCCGCTACCCGCGACCAGTTTGCCGGTAAAATTACCGGTACGATCCAGGTGCCTACTTCCGGCGACTACAATTTCAACTTAAATCTAGCCTGGATTCCAATGGACACCAACCCCAATTACATCAACGGGGCCGGCGAACTAACTATTGGAGATAAAAAAGTGTTAACCGTAACCGGGAAAACCGGCGTGGCTTCCGGCACGGTAAATCTGGCAGCCGGTACGTATCCCTTAAATTTAGCTTATTTTAAAAGTTCGTCGTATTGGTATGCCCGTCGCAACGATATTACCCTTACTGTAAGCGGACCAGGGGTGGCTTTAACCGCCTTAAAAACCCCCTTAAAAGTAATGGACCCGGTAGGCGCTATCACCGTTAAAGTAGCCGATGAGCCGATGATGCAGAGGGGTTTTCTGGAGCATTTAGGTAAAAAAAGAACCCACGTGATATCCGTAGGCGAACCCGGTGGCGCTAATTACGCCATTGATTTAAGCCGGGGCCAGTTCCTGCAGGTTTGGCGGGGCGATTTCCTGGAAACTACTCCCATGTGGTACGGCCGGGGCGAGACCCAGTTAGAAGTACCTATGGGTAGCGTAACGCAGTTCCCGGCTAAACCATCACTTACCTTTTTAGCTGACCAGAATGCCGCCTGGCCTGATTCCAACGCCGCCTACAACAACTTAGGTTACGATGTAAGCAAAGCAGGTCGGCCTATTTTTAAATATAACCTGGGTAATGCCAACGTACGCGAAACCGTAGAACCTGAAGACAATGGCCGAAAATTAACCCACACGTTTACCGTAACCCCGGGTCAGGAAACCCAAGCAATCTGGTGCCGCGTGGCTGAAGGAAGTACCATTACCAAAATGCCGAATGGCTTGTACGCGATTGGCGACAAAGAATATTTTGTGCAATTAGATAAAAAAGAAAAACCCGTTATTCGAAAAACGGCCCAAAATACCGAAGAAATGCTCTTACCTGTAAAAGCCAAAGATGCATCGGGAGTAGTGAAATATGCTATTGTGTGGTAA